A genomic region of Leptolyngbya sp. NIES-2104 contains the following coding sequences:
- a CDS encoding DUF2752 domain-containing protein, translating to MLASLLRSRKLCLILVAAAIVHFGLMLLGLPSWQCPIRHSLRVPCPGCGISRATIELLQGHFDHAFKIHAFAPIVVFVGGLVLSAIVLPKSSRIQLVRTINQIEQRTGITIVLLFSFFVYWLIRLFFFRSDLYQWVM from the coding sequence ATGCTGGCTTCATTACTGCGATCGCGTAAACTCTGTCTGATTCTCGTCGCAGCAGCGATCGTTCACTTTGGATTGATGTTGCTCGGTTTACCGAGTTGGCAATGTCCGATTCGTCATAGTTTGCGAGTTCCCTGTCCGGGTTGTGGAATTTCTCGCGCTACGATCGAGCTTTTACAAGGTCACTTTGATCACGCCTTCAAAATTCACGCTTTCGCACCGATCGTCGTTTTCGTGGGTGGATTGGTATTGAGCGCGATCGTTCTTCCGAAGTCGAGCCGAATTCAGTTAGTTAGAACGATTAATCAAATTGAACAGCGGACGGGAATTACGATCGTGCTGCTTTTTAGCTTTTTCGTTTATTGGTTGATCCGCTTGTTCTTCTTCCGGAGCGACCTCTATCAATGGGTGATGTGA
- a CDS encoding DUF429 domain-containing protein codes for MKCLGIDLGWSTNPSGLCCLELENGVLTLRDLRRESSIDEVLSWIDQHAPDSAIVAVDAPTIIPNQTGMRLPDRLAHKHFGRYHAGCYPANLGLPFADRTVGLGLSLESRGFEHAPTIEAQRSGRYQIEVFPHPAMVHLFGLNQILKYKKGTIAQRKPELEKLRQFILERLPQIEPKLKLETLPEIPNKGADLKAVEDQFDSLICAYVAAYWWYWGAEKNLVLGDRASGYIVVPSSVS; via the coding sequence GTGAAATGCCTCGGAATTGATTTAGGCTGGAGCACGAATCCCAGCGGTTTGTGTTGTTTAGAACTGGAAAATGGGGTGTTGACGCTGCGGGATTTGCGGCGAGAAAGCTCGATCGATGAAGTGCTTTCCTGGATTGATCAACACGCTCCAGATTCCGCGATCGTGGCAGTCGATGCCCCAACGATTATTCCAAATCAAACCGGAATGCGACTTCCCGATCGCTTAGCACACAAACACTTCGGGCGATATCATGCCGGATGCTACCCCGCGAATTTAGGGCTTCCGTTTGCCGATCGTACGGTTGGTTTAGGACTCAGCCTGGAATCACGCGGATTTGAACACGCGCCAACCATTGAGGCACAACGTTCGGGGCGTTATCAAATCGAAGTGTTTCCACATCCGGCAATGGTGCATTTATTCGGGCTGAATCAGATTTTGAAATACAAGAAAGGCACGATCGCACAACGCAAACCTGAACTAGAAAAATTACGTCAGTTTATCCTAGAGCGATTACCTCAAATCGAACCGAAACTAAAATTAGAAACACTTCCAGAAATTCCAAATAAAGGAGCCGATCTGAAAGCCGTTGAAGATCAGTTTGATAGTTTGATTTGTGCTTATGTGGCGGCGTATTGGTGGTATTGGGGAGCGGAAAAAAATCTAGTTTTGGGCGATCGAGCATCTGGGTATATTGTGGTTCCGTCTTCTGTGAGCTAA
- a CDS encoding DMT family transporter, with translation MQIKARSPFLLIAPFFLWGTAMVAMKGVIPNTTPFFMAGVRLLPAGILVLLAAVWMKRSQPKGWAAWLWISLFALVDGAMFQGFLAQGLVRTGAGLGSVMIDSQPLAVALMALWLFGEKIGVWGWLGLAIGVGGISLLGLPEELLLSAGSRLGDAFVDVGSFTDLLAGLFDNGQWLMLLAALSMAVGTILSRYVCQYADPISATGWHMILGGLPLFGLSSQLESEQWSHLTAANWTSLSYSTIFGSAIAYGLFFYFAASGSLTSLSSLTFLTPVFALLFGNLFLSEVLSPIQWAGVGLTLVSIYLINQRDVLGEKLSGSISESIEEVQGNIAENRQLLPQAESNLREITTLSDSDS, from the coding sequence ATGCAGATTAAAGCTCGCTCTCCGTTTCTGTTGATTGCTCCATTTTTCCTTTGGGGTACGGCGATGGTCGCGATGAAAGGTGTGATTCCAAATACGACTCCGTTTTTTATGGCGGGAGTCCGGTTACTGCCCGCTGGAATTTTGGTTTTGCTGGCGGCGGTGTGGATGAAGCGATCGCAGCCGAAAGGATGGGCAGCATGGCTCTGGATTAGTCTCTTTGCGCTGGTGGATGGTGCGATGTTTCAGGGGTTTCTGGCGCAGGGACTGGTTCGGACTGGCGCAGGATTGGGATCAGTGATGATCGATTCTCAACCGTTAGCCGTTGCGCTGATGGCATTGTGGTTGTTTGGGGAAAAGATTGGAGTTTGGGGCTGGTTGGGATTAGCGATCGGGGTCGGTGGAATTAGTCTGCTCGGATTGCCGGAAGAATTGCTTCTCTCGGCGGGATCACGGCTCGGAGATGCCTTTGTTGATGTGGGTTCGTTTACCGATTTACTTGCAGGCTTGTTCGATAACGGTCAGTGGTTGATGCTGTTAGCTGCGTTGTCGATGGCAGTTGGTACGATTCTTTCTCGGTATGTTTGTCAATATGCCGATCCGATATCTGCGACAGGTTGGCACATGATTTTAGGGGGATTGCCGCTCTTTGGATTGTCGAGCCAGTTGGAAAGTGAGCAATGGAGTCATTTAACGGCTGCAAATTGGACATCGTTGTCTTATTCGACGATTTTTGGAAGCGCGATCGCATACGGGTTATTTTTCTATTTCGCCGCTAGTGGAAGTCTCACAAGTTTAAGTTCGCTAACATTTTTGACACCCGTATTTGCATTGCTATTTGGCAACCTTTTCTTATCGGAAGTGCTGAGTCCGATTCAATGGGCGGGTGTGGGATTGACGCTCGTGAGTATTTATCTAATCAATCAGCGGGATGTCTTGGGTGAGAAACTCAGCGGATCAATTTCTGAGTCGATCGAGGAAGTTCAGGGTAACATAGCCGAGAATAGGCAATTGCTACCGCAAGCCGAATCAAATCTCCGTGAAATTACGACCCTATCCGATTCCGACTCGTAG
- a CDS encoding HEAT repeat domain-containing protein: MVRLQLLIVTCAACLGVSTRSVATVPSQPILLTQTAQQAKTPFWASPLVLGGIGATSVVGAMTVFVLKRSGRSTPEILEPITPDPQPVTPPKLPTLNSSNGSKPDFPSRNGHTQTETLSQAETLEALLQVVEPPKPALPPKLEETTRLAKVNIVDELIQDLRSPDPAKRRKVIWELGQRGDTRAVQPLVDLLIDSDSKQRSLILSALSEIGTRTLKPMTRALAVSLQDENAEVRKNAIRDLTRVYDMVSQISNLLHKATEDSDKDVQETAKWALNQLSRIRSTPTDTLPALKNSVSPPESLP; encoded by the coding sequence ATGGTTCGCCTTCAACTCCTGATCGTCACTTGTGCGGCTTGTCTTGGCGTTTCGACTCGCTCAGTTGCAACTGTTCCATCTCAACCCATCCTGCTCACACAAACCGCACAGCAAGCTAAAACTCCATTTTGGGCATCGCCTCTAGTTCTCGGTGGCATCGGTGCGACGAGCGTTGTGGGCGCGATGACGGTGTTTGTTTTGAAACGATCAGGTCGCTCGACTCCTGAAATTTTAGAGCCGATTACGCCTGATCCCCAACCCGTTACACCACCAAAACTACCGACACTCAACAGCTCGAATGGCTCGAAGCCAGATTTTCCTTCGCGCAACGGACACACGCAAACCGAGACGCTTTCACAGGCTGAAACTTTAGAAGCCTTACTGCAAGTGGTGGAGCCACCGAAACCCGCGCTGCCTCCGAAATTAGAAGAAACGACGCGACTGGCGAAAGTCAATATCGTCGATGAACTGATTCAAGATTTGCGATCGCCCGATCCAGCAAAACGCCGCAAAGTGATTTGGGAACTGGGACAGCGTGGTGATACTCGTGCGGTTCAGCCTTTGGTCGATTTGCTAATTGATTCCGATTCTAAACAGCGGAGTCTTATTCTCTCAGCCTTGTCAGAGATTGGAACCCGGACGCTGAAACCGATGACACGAGCATTGGCGGTTTCACTTCAGGATGAAAATGCTGAGGTGCGGAAAAATGCGATTCGGGACTTAACCCGTGTCTATGACATGGTTTCGCAGATTAGTAATTTGCTGCACAAGGCGACTGAAGATTCAGACAAGGACGTGCAAGAAACGGCGAAATGGGCGTTAAATCAATTGAGTCGAATTCGATCGACTCCTACGGATACGTTGCCTGCACTCAAAAATTCGGTCAGTCCTCCAGAGAGTTTGCCTTAG
- a CDS encoding caspase family protein — MQSTLKTGQAKLWVLLVGVSQYADRRFPILQYSTIDAQRLSDAFADATQEFPNTSVQVYHDQATVPTLEAVRSGLEAIVNQAKPDDTVVFYFCGHGSIDSRLQQAVFCLADTQKDAMLQTGLSAIKLLGMLGSCAAKQQILWIDVCHANGMTAQSETPELLDSPVEQLSQMFRHSASQNSGFHALLSCDTPSGKGRQQSWKFPELGHGIFSHFLIEGLRGAAANPQGVVTASVLANYVHDRTIQYIDRTNQQLSWLHRDTDDRPSKAITQTPSRIGQAQSQIVLGIKPQDPLELLFPNIKATNIDPPLDRSASLVKPKPEIVIPAPIEKPSSIEPAIPILQKIVLEPIAPKVEEPAIQAKSFVEEASKDAPETISPTPEELLIRFEQAESSFEESAIEQHPEPVLPKVEEPAIHFEQSEESSIEPEPISPTAEELLVQFQKADLPAVEPVIQFEQTEEPAEPHVIESSIPTVGEVIPLAIQPSEVAKVEPQETVSEVATPFKQEHISEPIVAPVQNPVSETAIPPVREVTSKPAPRPIAKPAKPNQTQEQIKRLQTATQKQLKQTANTIAQATQAAGSFATAKHAQSKQRVAQLQNTITTKLGEFNQSIHHAANSGQAIYRQRTTEASQIAANTVQQVDRSTRNLTQSAVEHTQKPETRQLITAGLKILGVVAVAVTGVGLYQSRNEQIQAVQKLSSAATTQIESSQPGALSTALKAGHKLQQIDRPWNFVPETLKLSTTTTLQQAIVLFEQPTTPVGVSLSNASMSPDHKTFAVSTRDNTIQLWQRNGEKFQQLASFKGHQGTITQLAFSPDGKRLASASQDKTIKLWNVEKGILIQTLSAHTQAVTALSFRSDGEVLASGSADQTIKLWSVSQGRILDTFKGHNATANVIRFSPDGRILAAGMIDNSIHLWYPDSQNPVLLGNHDSQSEKIQGINDLAFAPDGKTIASAGSDDTIKLWTVGDANSERETIPNQTLSGHENTVTSLSFSADGKVLASAGRDRTIRLWNMQDGTFLKTLLGSQEPIEHVSFAGNDKALFSVGNRYGLKDWNLDLDSLMRSGCRLMGDSPPPECL, encoded by the coding sequence ATGCAATCTACGCTTAAGACTGGACAAGCAAAGCTCTGGGTTCTCCTCGTGGGAGTGAGCCAGTATGCCGATCGACGATTTCCAATTCTGCAATATTCCACGATCGATGCTCAGCGACTCTCGGATGCGTTCGCGGATGCCACTCAAGAGTTTCCAAACACATCGGTTCAGGTGTATCACGATCAGGCAACGGTTCCGACCTTGGAAGCAGTGCGATCGGGATTAGAAGCGATCGTCAATCAAGCAAAACCAGACGATACGGTTGTTTTTTATTTTTGTGGGCATGGTTCGATCGATTCACGGTTACAGCAAGCGGTGTTTTGTTTAGCAGACACGCAGAAAGACGCGATGCTGCAAACCGGATTGAGCGCGATCAAACTGTTGGGAATGCTCGGAAGTTGTGCGGCAAAGCAGCAAATTTTGTGGATCGATGTCTGTCACGCGAATGGAATGACGGCTCAAAGCGAGACACCGGAATTGCTCGATAGTCCGGTTGAGCAGTTGAGTCAAATGTTTCGACACTCAGCCAGTCAGAATTCTGGATTTCATGCTTTGTTGTCGTGTGACACCCCTAGCGGAAAAGGGCGGCAACAATCCTGGAAGTTTCCAGAGCTAGGACATGGAATTTTTAGCCACTTTCTAATCGAAGGACTCAGAGGAGCCGCAGCAAATCCGCAGGGCGTTGTGACCGCTTCGGTGTTGGCGAATTATGTTCACGATCGCACGATTCAATACATCGATCGAACGAACCAACAATTGTCATGGCTGCACCGGGACACAGACGATCGCCCCTCGAAAGCGATCACACAAACGCCGAGCCGCATCGGTCAAGCACAATCCCAAATCGTTCTAGGAATCAAACCTCAAGATCCGCTAGAGCTTCTCTTTCCAAATATCAAAGCGACGAATATCGATCCGCCGCTCGATCGTTCAGCTTCACTCGTCAAACCAAAGCCAGAAATCGTCATTCCAGCCCCGATCGAGAAACCGTCCTCGATCGAACCTGCAATTCCCATTCTCCAAAAGATTGTTCTCGAACCCATTGCGCCAAAGGTTGAAGAACCTGCAATTCAAGCGAAATCATTCGTTGAGGAAGCCTCGAAGGACGCACCTGAAACCATTTCGCCAACACCAGAAGAACTTTTGATCCGGTTTGAGCAAGCCGAATCCTCTTTTGAAGAATCTGCGATCGAGCAGCATCCTGAGCCAGTTTTACCAAAAGTCGAAGAACCTGCAATTCACTTCGAGCAATCTGAAGAATCTTCGATCGAGCCTGAACCGATTTCACCAACAGCGGAAGAACTTTTGGTTCAATTTCAGAAAGCTGATTTGCCCGCAGTTGAACCCGTCATTCAATTCGAGCAGACTGAAGAACCCGCTGAGCCTCACGTTATTGAATCTAGTATTCCAACGGTTGGAGAAGTCATTCCTTTAGCAATTCAACCTTCCGAAGTTGCGAAAGTTGAACCTCAAGAAACTGTTTCTGAAGTCGCTACACCATTCAAGCAAGAACACATTTCTGAACCGATCGTCGCTCCAGTTCAAAACCCCGTTTCTGAAACTGCGATTCCTCCAGTTCGAGAAGTTACTTCTAAACCTGCTCCACGTCCGATCGCGAAACCTGCGAAACCAAATCAAACTCAAGAACAGATCAAGCGGCTGCAAACTGCGACTCAGAAGCAGCTCAAACAGACTGCAAATACGATCGCACAAGCCACCCAAGCAGCGGGAAGTTTTGCAACCGCTAAACACGCTCAATCAAAACAGCGAGTCGCCCAGCTTCAAAATACGATTACGACAAAACTAGGTGAATTCAATCAATCCATTCATCACGCTGCAAATTCTGGGCAAGCAATCTATCGTCAGCGCACTACTGAAGCCAGTCAGATTGCAGCAAATACAGTGCAACAAGTCGATCGCTCTACTCGGAATCTGACCCAATCCGCAGTTGAACACACTCAAAAACCTGAAACCCGTCAATTGATCACAGCAGGTCTGAAAATCCTTGGAGTTGTTGCAGTTGCCGTAACAGGTGTGGGACTGTACCAATCGCGCAATGAGCAGATTCAAGCTGTACAAAAACTATCGAGCGCAGCAACTACTCAGATTGAATCCAGTCAACCGGGAGCGCTCAGCACTGCTCTAAAAGCTGGACACAAACTTCAGCAAATCGATCGACCTTGGAATTTTGTACCCGAAACTCTCAAACTCAGCACGACCACAACACTGCAACAAGCGATCGTACTTTTTGAACAACCTACTACACCCGTCGGCGTTTCGCTCTCAAATGCCAGCATGAGTCCTGATCACAAAACCTTCGCTGTTTCGACTCGTGACAATACGATCCAACTTTGGCAGCGCAACGGTGAAAAGTTCCAACAACTCGCAAGCTTCAAAGGACACCAAGGCACGATTACTCAACTTGCCTTTAGTCCAGACGGAAAACGGTTAGCTTCCGCGAGTCAGGATAAAACGATCAAGCTCTGGAATGTGGAGAAAGGCATTTTGATTCAAACCTTATCCGCGCATACGCAAGCGGTGACAGCGCTGAGTTTTCGATCGGACGGGGAAGTGCTTGCTTCAGGAAGTGCGGATCAAACAATCAAACTCTGGAGTGTGAGCCAAGGCAGAATTCTAGACACGTTCAAAGGGCATAATGCCACTGCAAATGTGATTCGCTTTAGTCCAGATGGTCGAATTCTGGCGGCAGGAATGATCGATAACTCGATTCATTTATGGTATCCGGACAGTCAGAATCCTGTGCTGTTAGGCAATCATGACAGCCAATCTGAAAAGATCCAGGGCATTAACGACCTGGCATTCGCTCCAGATGGAAAGACGATCGCATCAGCGGGATCAGACGACACAATCAAACTTTGGACAGTCGGTGATGCGAACTCTGAACGAGAAACGATCCCGAATCAAACGCTGTCAGGACATGAGAATACCGTTACCAGTTTGAGCTTTAGTGCAGATGGGAAGGTTCTAGCATCTGCGGGACGCGATCGCACCATTCGCCTCTGGAATATGCAGGATGGAACGTTTCTAAAAACGCTACTCGGATCTCAAGAGCCGATCGAACACGTCTCGTTCGCGGGTAATGATAAAGCACTCTTCAGCGTCGGAAATCGATACGGTCTAAAAGATTGGAATCTTGATCTAGATTCGCTGATGCGATCGGGCTGCCGCTTAATGGGCGATAGTCCACCCCCAGAGTGTCTCTAA
- a CDS encoding CGLD27 family protein, whose protein sequence is MNSVICPVPDEQRPINEYQDLKESWFFRWATLDPVAYIKPIVILWALTWLISAPVAAVSFPPAKHLPQFLLFASAGALVLPGLALLRLYLGWAYVQRRLLDPAVFYEESGWYDGQMWEKPPEVLAQDRLVVNYQVQPILERLKKTFVSIVAMSAIGISIWFFL, encoded by the coding sequence ATGAACTCTGTTATTTGTCCCGTTCCCGACGAACAGCGACCAATTAATGAATATCAAGACCTGAAGGAATCTTGGTTTTTTCGGTGGGCAACGCTTGATCCAGTTGCGTATATTAAGCCGATCGTGATTCTCTGGGCGCTGACCTGGTTGATCTCGGCTCCGGTCGCTGCGGTCAGTTTCCCGCCTGCAAAACATTTACCGCAATTTTTGTTATTCGCCTCCGCAGGTGCATTAGTACTCCCAGGATTGGCATTGTTACGCCTTTATCTAGGATGGGCGTATGTGCAGAGACGATTGCTTGACCCAGCCGTGTTTTATGAAGAGTCGGGCTGGTATGACGGGCAAATGTGGGAAAAGCCGCCCGAAGTGTTGGCACAAGATCGATTGGTGGTGAATTATCAGGTGCAGCCGATTTTAGAACGATTGAAAAAGACGTTTGTATCGATCGTGGCGATGAGTGCGATCGGGATTTCGATCTGGTTTTTCCTTTAA
- a CDS encoding chlorophyll a/b-binding protein, with protein sequence MKSGSIVDDQGKLNNFAIEPQMYVTDQPQFGFNTNAELLNGRLAMIGFVSLLLLEVFTGQGVIGFLTSL encoded by the coding sequence ATGAAAAGTGGTTCTATTGTGGACGATCAAGGCAAGCTGAATAACTTCGCGATCGAGCCTCAAATGTATGTGACAGATCAGCCCCAATTCGGGTTCAACACTAACGCAGAACTCTTAAATGGTCGGCTCGCAATGATTGGTTTCGTATCACTTTTGTTGTTAGAAGTCTTTACTGGACAAGGCGTGATTGGATTTCTAACCAGCCTCTAA
- a CDS encoding pitrilysin family protein, with protein sequence MSRTIVSFVLIFLLGWSSVPGAGFARTLPTQSIQPYLDRVIQNVTEFKLENGLKFIVLERHQAPVVSFLTYADVGGADEPEGKTGVAHYLEHLAFKGTTRIGTSNYQAEKPLLDQLDQLAAQIKAGKEQKKDVSALQVEFDRIQAEATKLGRQNELGRIVEQAGGVGLNANTSSDATRYFYSFPSNKLELWMSLESERFLEPVFREFFQEKSVILEERRLRTENSPIGQLIEAFVGTAFQVHPYRRPVIGYTADLVNLTRKDVQDFFDTHYVPNNLTIAIVGDVNPTEVKRLAQLYFGRYKTKPTPPDVIAVEPSQTKQREVTLKLQSQPWYLEGYHRPALNHPDNAIYETIASILSDGRTSRLYRSLVEQKKLALAAQGINGFPGDKFPNLMVFYALTAPGRSIEEVAPALRAEIDRLKTQPVSAEELDRVKTQARAGLLRSLDSNMGMAQSLLEYEIKTGSWRNLFKQIDAIAKITPADIQRVAKATFIDNNRTIGRILPQG encoded by the coding sequence ATGAGTCGGACAATTGTCAGTTTTGTATTAATTTTTCTCCTTGGTTGGAGTAGCGTTCCGGGTGCTGGATTTGCACGAACGCTACCTACTCAGTCGATTCAGCCGTATCTCGATCGTGTGATTCAAAATGTCACCGAATTTAAGTTAGAGAATGGTCTGAAATTTATCGTGTTAGAGCGACACCAAGCGCCTGTGGTTTCGTTTCTAACTTATGCGGATGTCGGTGGCGCAGATGAACCGGAAGGAAAAACCGGAGTTGCTCACTATTTAGAGCATTTGGCGTTCAAAGGCACAACGCGGATCGGAACCTCGAATTATCAGGCAGAAAAGCCGCTGTTAGATCAGTTAGATCAGCTTGCAGCGCAGATTAAAGCTGGAAAAGAACAGAAGAAAGATGTCAGCGCCTTGCAAGTCGAGTTCGATCGCATTCAAGCCGAAGCGACGAAACTAGGACGGCAAAACGAACTCGGTCGCATTGTGGAGCAAGCAGGCGGAGTCGGTTTGAACGCGAATACATCTTCTGATGCGACTCGGTATTTCTATAGCTTCCCCTCGAATAAGCTAGAACTCTGGATGTCGCTTGAATCGGAACGGTTTCTAGAGCCTGTATTTCGGGAGTTTTTCCAAGAGAAATCGGTGATTTTAGAAGAGCGACGATTGAGAACAGAGAATTCTCCGATCGGGCAATTGATCGAAGCCTTCGTCGGTACTGCATTTCAAGTTCATCCTTATCGTCGTCCGGTGATTGGGTACACGGCTGATTTGGTGAATTTGACGCGAAAAGATGTGCAGGACTTTTTTGATACACATTACGTTCCGAATAATTTGACGATCGCAATTGTCGGTGATGTGAATCCTACTGAAGTGAAACGCCTCGCTCAACTCTATTTCGGTCGTTATAAAACGAAGCCTACCCCACCTGATGTGATCGCTGTTGAACCTTCGCAAACCAAACAGCGAGAAGTGACGCTAAAACTGCAATCTCAGCCTTGGTATTTGGAAGGCTATCATCGTCCAGCGTTGAACCATCCTGATAATGCGATCTATGAAACGATCGCATCGATTCTCAGTGATGGTCGGACTTCGAGACTGTATCGATCGCTGGTTGAGCAGAAAAAACTCGCATTAGCGGCTCAAGGAATTAATGGTTTTCCGGGCGATAAGTTTCCGAATTTGATGGTGTTTTATGCGTTGACGGCTCCGGGTCGATCGATTGAAGAAGTCGCACCTGCATTGAGAGCGGAAATCGATCGATTAAAAACTCAGCCTGTTTCGGCAGAAGAACTCGATCGCGTAAAAACTCAAGCGAGAGCCGGATTATTACGATCGCTCGATTCAAACATGGGAATGGCTCAGTCGCTCTTAGAGTACGAAATCAAAACGGGAAGCTGGCGAAACTTGTTTAAGCAGATTGACGCGATCGCGAAAATTACACCTGCTGATATTCAGCGAGTCGCCAAAGCCACGTTTATCGACAACAATCGCACGATCGGGCGCATTTTGCCCCAAGGATAA